Proteins encoded in a region of the Elusimicrobiota bacterium genome:
- the ctpB gene encoding Carboxy-terminal processing protease CtpB encodes MINQCRRKMILRSFLAIAFLGLTSSPIPAAKKSPAEDNSKQVDKTFEQLKLLLDVYQQINQNYVEEVDAQNLIYGAAAGMVATLDPYSQFMVPEAREEMQTTTEGQFGGLGIRIMMKEGWLTVITPLPDTPAYKAGVLPEDRIIMIDDVSTQGVTLQDAVKKLRGAPKTQVKVTLAREGVKEPISFTLTRENIQIVSIRSRMLKDGIAHVRLTEFIEPTVRDLEIALKNLEKQGMKSLILDLRNDPGGLLVSAVDVCKEFIGDQKLIVYTEGRAQPRQEFRAGVTAPYKKLPIVVLINRGSASGSEIVAGAMQDWGRAVLIGSESFGKGSVQSVISLDDGSGLRLTTAKYYTPSGRSIHRDPKSGKGGIQPDIEIPVDRETEAKLQAQSEEIYAKGKESQSAVPEKERVVDVALERAMEVLKIRTIFMGQKEG; translated from the coding sequence ATGATTAATCAATGCCGCAGAAAAATGATTTTACGTTCATTCTTAGCCATTGCATTTTTAGGTTTAACTTCCAGTCCGATACCAGCCGCAAAGAAATCCCCCGCAGAGGATAATTCAAAACAGGTTGATAAAACTTTTGAACAACTGAAGTTGTTGTTGGATGTGTACCAACAGATCAATCAAAATTACGTCGAAGAAGTGGACGCACAAAACCTGATTTATGGAGCGGCTGCCGGCATGGTGGCCACGCTTGATCCCTACAGTCAATTTATGGTTCCCGAAGCCCGGGAAGAAATGCAAACCACCACCGAAGGACAGTTTGGTGGATTGGGCATCCGTATCATGATGAAAGAAGGATGGTTGACCGTGATCACTCCTTTGCCTGATACGCCAGCCTATAAGGCGGGCGTTCTTCCTGAAGATCGAATCATCATGATTGATGATGTTTCGACCCAAGGCGTAACCTTGCAAGACGCGGTTAAAAAGTTGCGAGGGGCTCCAAAAACACAGGTTAAGGTGACGTTGGCCAGAGAAGGTGTTAAAGAGCCCATCTCATTTACCTTGACGCGGGAGAACATACAGATCGTGAGCATTCGTTCACGTATGCTCAAAGATGGGATTGCCCATGTTCGGCTTACTGAATTTATTGAACCGACAGTGCGGGATCTTGAAATCGCATTAAAAAACCTTGAGAAACAAGGCATGAAAAGTTTGATTTTGGATCTTCGCAATGACCCAGGAGGACTTCTGGTTTCTGCTGTGGATGTTTGCAAAGAATTTATTGGTGATCAGAAGCTTATTGTTTATACGGAAGGACGTGCGCAGCCCCGACAAGAATTCAGAGCGGGGGTAACGGCTCCTTATAAAAAACTGCCAATTGTGGTGTTGATTAATCGTGGGTCGGCCTCTGGATCAGAAATTGTTGCGGGGGCTATGCAAGATTGGGGGCGAGCGGTTTTAATCGGCAGCGAATCATTTGGAAAAGGAAGCGTCCAGTCCGTGATTAGTTTGGACGATGGATCCGGACTTCGTTTAACCACCGCCAAATATTACACTCCATCGGGCCGTTCCATTCATAGAGATCCCAAATCTGGAAAAGGGGGGATTCAACCCGATATTGAAATACCCGTGGATCGTGAAACCGAAGCAAAACTTCAAGCTCAATCGGAAGAAATTTATGCGAAGGGAAAAGAAAGCCAGTCGGCTGTCCCAGAAAAAGAGCGCGTGGTCGACGTGGCTTTGGAGCGAGCCATGGAGGTCCTTAAAATTAGAACCATCTTCATGGGACAAAAAGAAGGGTGA
- the sasA_2 gene encoding Adaptive-response sensory-kinase SasA, with protein MSIRQRLASFMVLMITLLCVIGGLLLVGGPVILSAFRQSIDSMGSLDAIRELKASLSREKSSLNRYLLLDDEREWISFSEASRISRKNALTLKEQLAKSNPEWAIKFFDQFEKTEKQATSVVQQFKKGNKIKAFEEATTIFEDVIEKISVLEKEKAEEAQQMFERSKKLTKSVESMVIIALAIATLLGLVLFRSLYRAVMTPIEVLRRGAMEFGKGHWDHRIDLKSKNELGVLADAFNVMAENVKQLQMQAVHMDRMSAVGQLAGGVAHEINNPLTAVLGQAQILMARLGEKDASYPQIQKIEQAALRCKKIVRGLLDFSRPSQTAFEEIDMHKTVEATLELCEADLKRARINVEHRITRSLPAIEGNNSELQQVLLNLFNNAIQAMPKGGTLTLDSRIHNDNLSLPERRKGAPPRKAQGPWLEILVKDTGVGIAKEHLGRVFEPFFTTKEIGKGTGLGLAVSMGIIQKHGGDMRVESAGSNRGATFFVILPVKNSIKKVA; from the coding sequence ATGAGTATTCGTCAGCGGTTGGCTTCATTTATGGTCCTCATGATCACTCTTTTGTGTGTGATTGGAGGGTTGTTGTTGGTGGGGGGGCCTGTCATTTTAAGCGCCTTTCGCCAATCAATTGATTCGATGGGTTCGTTGGATGCCATACGAGAATTGAAAGCCAGTTTGAGCCGCGAGAAATCCTCCCTTAATCGTTACTTGTTACTCGATGATGAACGTGAATGGATCAGTTTCTCAGAGGCCTCAAGGATTTCAAGAAAAAATGCGCTCACCCTCAAGGAACAATTGGCCAAGAGCAATCCCGAATGGGCAATTAAATTTTTCGATCAATTTGAAAAAACAGAGAAACAAGCGACATCCGTGGTTCAACAATTTAAAAAAGGCAACAAGATTAAAGCTTTTGAGGAAGCCACAACGATTTTTGAAGATGTAATCGAAAAAATTTCAGTTCTGGAAAAGGAAAAGGCTGAAGAAGCACAACAGATGTTTGAACGAAGCAAGAAATTAACCAAAAGTGTTGAGTCCATGGTCATTATTGCTTTGGCGATTGCAACCTTGCTGGGACTGGTTTTATTTAGGTCTCTGTATCGAGCCGTGATGACTCCCATTGAAGTTCTTCGTCGTGGCGCCATGGAATTCGGTAAAGGTCACTGGGATCATCGGATTGATTTGAAATCAAAAAATGAATTGGGAGTGTTGGCGGATGCATTTAATGTTATGGCGGAAAACGTAAAGCAATTGCAAATGCAGGCCGTTCACATGGACCGAATGAGCGCGGTGGGACAATTGGCGGGAGGGGTGGCCCACGAAATCAACAATCCGTTAACGGCTGTGTTGGGGCAAGCTCAAATATTGATGGCGCGTTTGGGAGAGAAGGACGCGTCCTATCCGCAAATTCAAAAGATCGAACAGGCTGCTTTGAGATGCAAGAAAATTGTGCGCGGTTTGTTGGATTTTTCCCGCCCCAGTCAAACAGCTTTTGAAGAAATCGATATGCATAAAACGGTAGAAGCCACGCTTGAACTGTGCGAGGCCGATCTCAAGCGGGCCCGCATCAATGTGGAACATCGCATTACTCGGAGTTTACCAGCGATTGAGGGGAATAATTCCGAATTGCAACAAGTTCTTCTTAACTTATTCAACAACGCCATTCAGGCCATGCCCAAAGGCGGCACCCTCACGCTTGATTCCCGAATTCACAATGACAACTTGTCGCTTCCAGAACGCAGAAAAGGGGCGCCTCCTCGAAAAGCTCAAGGTCCCTGGCTGGAAATTTTGGTCAAAGACACCGGGGTTGGAATTGCCAAGGAACATTTGGGTCGCGTTTTTGAGCCGTTTTTTACCACCAAAGAAATAGGAAAGGGAACGGGATTGGGGTTAGCGGTGTCCATGGGGATTATTCAAAAACATGGCGGAGACATGCGAGTGGAAAGCGCTGGGAGTAATCGGGGGGCGACTTTTTTTGTGATTCTTCCCGTCAAAAATTCGATTAAGAAGGTGGCCTAA
- the galT gene encoding Galactose-1-phosphate uridylyltransferase, giving the protein MPELRRDPILGRWVIISTSRGKRPSSFEPVQDYQEGGTCPFCPGSEDKTPPEILAYYNSGRERDKPGWWVRVVANKFPALEIEGDLNRTGDGMYDRMNGMGAHEVIIESPNHDQSIYEMDLKKLEDVFWAYRDRIIDLAKDPRLEYVLVFKNHGAAAGASLRHPHSQLMALPMVPIRVKQEATGARKYFDYKERCVYCDIIRQESEQKIRVVAQNKDFIAFAPFASRSPFEMWVMPLRHFSDFQDIQKSEIASLAEMMKNVLGRHHQVLDNPPYNYILHTAPFRSQKQPHTHWYIEIIPKLTRQAGFEQGTGFYINPMPPESAAQYLREATLGENTLRRE; this is encoded by the coding sequence ATGCCTGAGTTAAGACGCGATCCCATTCTCGGTCGTTGGGTCATCATTTCCACTTCTCGCGGGAAACGCCCCAGCAGTTTTGAACCCGTTCAAGATTATCAGGAAGGAGGAACCTGTCCTTTTTGTCCTGGGTCTGAAGATAAAACCCCTCCGGAAATCCTGGCCTATTATAATTCTGGTCGGGAACGAGACAAGCCGGGATGGTGGGTACGGGTGGTGGCCAATAAATTCCCGGCGCTTGAGATTGAAGGGGATTTGAACCGCACCGGGGACGGCATGTACGACCGAATGAATGGGATGGGAGCGCATGAGGTGATTATCGAATCTCCCAATCATGATCAATCCATTTATGAAATGGATTTAAAAAAATTAGAAGATGTTTTTTGGGCTTATCGAGACCGGATTATTGATTTGGCCAAAGACCCCCGGTTGGAATATGTTCTTGTGTTTAAAAACCACGGAGCGGCTGCGGGAGCCAGTCTCCGGCATCCCCATTCCCAACTGATGGCCTTGCCCATGGTGCCCATTCGCGTCAAACAGGAGGCCACAGGCGCAAGAAAGTATTTCGATTACAAAGAACGGTGCGTCTATTGCGATATTATTCGCCAGGAATCAGAACAAAAGATTCGTGTTGTGGCTCAAAACAAAGATTTCATCGCCTTTGCTCCTTTCGCCAGCCGGTCCCCCTTTGAGATGTGGGTGATGCCACTTCGACATTTTTCAGATTTCCAAGATATCCAGAAAAGCGAAATAGCTTCTTTGGCCGAAATGATGAAAAACGTATTGGGCCGTCATCACCAAGTTCTTGATAATCCGCCCTATAACTATATTCTCCACACCGCTCCTTTTCGTTCGCAAAAGCAGCCTCATACCCACTGGTATATTGAGATCATTCCCAAACTCACCCGCCAAGCGGGGTTTGAGCAAGGAACGGGGTTTTATATCAATCCCATGCCTCCTGAATCCGCCGCTCAATATTTAAGAGAAGCAACCCTCGGTGAAAATACTCTTCGCCGCGAGTGA
- the scpA_1 gene encoding Segregation and condensation protein A, with protein MTYQVKINIFEGPLDLLLHLIQKNDLDIYDIPISEITQEYLNYIDILRDLNLSVAGEFLVMAATLMQIKAKTLLPTDPLNPEGEGPDPRTELVQKLLEYQKFKEAARFLARGFEEQRDVFYRGAPIFGPDDQVLDLPMTKLLEAFKDVLETAETGVREILVEEIPVEVRIREILDILETKPFVAFSELFPAGSTRKALVVTFLAMLELIRLKQVRVAQSTNFGEIHISRVRDNELELTSIPK; from the coding sequence ATGACCTATCAAGTCAAAATTAATATTTTTGAGGGACCGCTTGATCTGCTCCTTCACCTTATCCAGAAAAACGACCTCGATATTTATGACATTCCCATCTCGGAAATTACCCAGGAGTACCTCAACTACATTGATATTTTGAGGGATCTGAATCTCTCAGTGGCGGGCGAATTTTTGGTGATGGCCGCCACTCTAATGCAAATCAAAGCCAAAACACTTCTTCCTACCGATCCTCTTAATCCCGAAGGAGAAGGTCCTGATCCGCGAACAGAATTGGTGCAAAAACTTCTTGAATATCAGAAATTCAAGGAGGCGGCACGTTTCCTGGCGAGAGGATTCGAAGAGCAGCGGGACGTTTTTTACCGAGGCGCGCCCATTTTTGGACCAGACGACCAAGTCCTCGATCTTCCCATGACCAAACTGCTTGAAGCGTTTAAGGATGTGCTTGAAACAGCTGAAACGGGTGTCAGGGAAATTTTGGTTGAAGAAATTCCCGTTGAGGTACGAATTCGCGAGATATTGGACATCTTGGAAACAAAACCTTTCGTGGCTTTTTCGGAACTCTTTCCTGCGGGCTCCACCCGAAAGGCTTTGGTGGTGACATTTTTGGCAATGTTGGAACTGATTCGCCTGAAACAGGTTCGGGTGGCGCAATCAACCAATTTCGGAGAAATTCACATCAGTCGGGTCAGAGACAACGAGCTTGAGTTGACCTCCATCCCAAAATAG
- the resA_1 gene encoding Thiol-disulfide oxidoreductase ResA — MLGAIVLGASFGCQTQADYTSRTVKAPDFQVSDLKGQKITLESLRGKVVFLDFWATWCGPCVISMPEVEKLGEEFRNQDVVILSVSVDANPNSVRRFLAERKVSNRVVMAGNSGIDEKYQVSGIPAFYIIDKKGHVTKAWQGYNPAMASLWRKEISRLLKS, encoded by the coding sequence TTGCTTGGCGCGATTGTACTGGGCGCCTCTTTCGGATGTCAGACCCAAGCGGATTACACCTCTCGAACAGTTAAAGCCCCTGACTTTCAGGTGTCGGATTTAAAAGGTCAAAAAATCACACTGGAGTCATTGCGAGGGAAGGTTGTTTTTCTTGATTTTTGGGCCACTTGGTGCGGACCCTGCGTTATTTCGATGCCAGAGGTTGAGAAATTAGGGGAAGAATTTAGAAATCAAGATGTTGTGATTTTAAGTGTCAGTGTTGATGCCAACCCAAATTCAGTTCGTCGGTTTTTGGCCGAGCGAAAGGTGTCCAACCGGGTGGTGATGGCGGGTAACTCCGGCATTGATGAGAAATATCAAGTCAGCGGTATTCCGGCTTTCTATATTATTGACAAAAAAGGTCATGTCACCAAAGCGTGGCAAGGTTACAATCCGGCCATGGCTTCTTTGTGGCGAAAAGAAATTTCCCGATTGTTGAAATCATAA
- the cca_2 gene encoding Multifunctional CCA protein: MGFGSLNTMVLPDNWIDVFPPDLKELILVAGALADDSRVRLTFVGGAVRDFLLDRPVVDIDLMSEHPVKPFVVSLSKKIKGELISHERFFTFSIILSSRRKIDVVTAREEAYPTPAKLPEVTPSTIEKDLKRRDFTINAMACGLNQSNWGQVIDPYGGQKDMKAKCVRALHNKSFQDDPTRLFRAARFAGRLGFNIDSETEKNILSAIQEGIPRLLSPVRLCHEFELILKEKDPFPVMELLKMWGALELIHPKWKGPEVGSLKFKSPPVLTERLVEWFGRWGRVQAQAMMTDLAFKKSVKAEVLSKLVQSPTTS; the protein is encoded by the coding sequence GTGGGTTTTGGATCGTTGAACACCATGGTTCTCCCTGATAATTGGATTGACGTTTTTCCACCCGATCTCAAAGAGTTGATTCTTGTGGCGGGTGCTTTGGCGGATGACTCCCGTGTTCGGCTCACCTTTGTGGGGGGGGCGGTTCGGGATTTTCTCTTGGACCGTCCTGTTGTCGATATTGATTTGATGTCGGAGCATCCGGTGAAACCGTTTGTCGTTTCCCTTTCAAAAAAAATCAAAGGCGAATTGATATCACATGAGAGATTCTTTACATTCTCAATTATTCTTTCCTCTAGAAGAAAGATAGATGTTGTGACCGCTAGAGAAGAGGCCTACCCCACACCTGCTAAATTGCCCGAGGTCACGCCTTCGACCATTGAGAAAGATCTCAAAAGGCGAGATTTCACCATCAACGCGATGGCCTGTGGACTCAACCAATCGAATTGGGGGCAGGTGATAGATCCCTACGGCGGACAAAAGGACATGAAAGCGAAATGTGTGCGGGCGCTTCACAACAAAAGCTTTCAGGACGATCCCACTCGGCTGTTTCGCGCGGCTCGTTTTGCCGGCCGTTTGGGGTTTAATATTGATTCTGAAACGGAGAAAAATATCCTCAGCGCCATTCAAGAGGGGATTCCGCGGCTTCTTTCTCCGGTTCGTTTGTGCCATGAGTTTGAATTGATTCTCAAAGAAAAAGATCCCTTTCCTGTTATGGAATTGTTGAAGATGTGGGGAGCCTTGGAATTGATTCATCCGAAATGGAAGGGTCCAGAAGTGGGATCCCTCAAATTCAAATCACCGCCTGTTCTTACGGAGCGATTGGTGGAATGGTTTGGCCGATGGGGACGTGTTCAAGCCCAGGCCATGATGACGGATTTGGCTTTTAAAAAGTCTGTGAAAGCCGAGGTCTTGTCAAAACTTGTACAATCCCCGACGACATCATGA
- the trxA gene encoding Thioredoxin 1 produces MSEIEITDQNFEKEVLQSNQPVLIDFWAPWCGPCRMLSPMIAELAQEYAGRAKICKLNTDDNPNVASQFSISAIPALLFFKNGKLADQLTGVRPKPEIKSVLEKLI; encoded by the coding sequence ATGAGTGAAATTGAAATAACAGATCAGAATTTTGAAAAGGAAGTTCTTCAATCCAACCAGCCTGTCCTTATCGATTTTTGGGCGCCTTGGTGCGGTCCCTGCCGAATGCTCTCCCCTATGATTGCCGAATTGGCCCAAGAATATGCCGGTCGGGCAAAAATCTGCAAACTCAACACGGACGATAACCCCAATGTGGCCTCCCAATTTTCCATATCCGCGATTCCAGCGCTTTTGTTCTTTAAAAATGGGAAATTGGCTGACCAATTAACGGGTGTTCGCCCAAAACCAGAGATTAAATCTGTTCTCGAAAAACTCATCTAA
- the tsaD gene encoding tRNA N6-adenosine threonylcarbamoyltransferase yields MKILGIETSCDETAAAVVKNGREILSSLVATQIPLHQPYRGVVPELASRAHLITIHRVIEAALKKSGSNSKLSGIDAIAVTVGPGLVGSLLVGRMVAETLGWIHKIPVLGVNHIEGHLLSPLMGNPQLKPPFLGLVVSGGHTELIFSQQWGRYALLGRTRDDAAGEAFDKVAKMMNLGYPGGPLIDRLARQGNPESERFPRPWLPKTWDFSFSGLKTAVLYRLREKKRWNLSQKQNLCAGFQEAVVDVLVTKTLAAARSLRVNHIVVGGGVAANSRLRKLFSERVQGANIQVCFASSELCTDNAAMIASAAFFKKKYGRQSDSVGLAIQPQLHIPFESQKIPTFQI; encoded by the coding sequence TTGAAAATTCTTGGAATAGAAACATCGTGCGATGAAACGGCCGCGGCTGTCGTTAAAAACGGTCGAGAGATTCTTTCCAGCCTCGTCGCCACCCAAATTCCTCTCCATCAACCCTATCGAGGTGTTGTCCCCGAATTGGCCAGCCGGGCCCACCTCATCACCATTCACCGGGTTATAGAGGCTGCGCTCAAGAAAAGTGGATCCAATTCAAAGCTCTCAGGAATCGATGCCATCGCGGTCACTGTCGGCCCGGGTTTGGTGGGTTCCTTGCTGGTGGGGCGAATGGTCGCCGAAACCTTGGGATGGATACACAAGATCCCTGTTTTGGGGGTGAATCATATTGAAGGGCATCTGCTTTCTCCCTTGATGGGGAATCCTCAATTAAAACCGCCGTTTTTGGGCCTGGTTGTTTCGGGGGGACATACTGAACTCATTTTTTCTCAGCAATGGGGCCGCTATGCTTTGTTGGGACGAACGCGAGATGACGCGGCGGGTGAAGCTTTCGATAAAGTCGCCAAAATGATGAATTTGGGCTATCCCGGCGGTCCCCTCATTGACCGATTGGCACGCCAGGGCAACCCGGAATCAGAACGGTTTCCGAGGCCTTGGTTACCAAAAACATGGGATTTTTCCTTTAGCGGCCTAAAAACCGCCGTTCTTTATCGGCTGAGAGAAAAAAAACGGTGGAATCTCTCCCAAAAACAGAATTTGTGCGCAGGGTTTCAGGAAGCGGTTGTGGATGTTCTGGTCACCAAAACTTTGGCGGCCGCTCGGTCCTTGCGAGTCAATCATATTGTTGTGGGAGGGGGGGTCGCGGCCAATTCCCGTTTGAGAAAGCTTTTCTCTGAAAGGGTTCAGGGGGCGAATATTCAGGTTTGTTTCGCTTCTTCAGAACTCTGCACTGACAATGCGGCCATGATTGCTTCGGCCGCTTTTTTTAAAAAGAAATATGGCCGACAAAGCGACTCGGTCGGTCTGGCCATTCAACCCCAACTTCACATTCCTTTCGAATCCCAAAAAATTCCCACCTTCCAAATTTAA
- the scpB gene encoding Segregation and condensation protein B, which translates to MEKEHAKKIIEALLYMTDHALSLSEIAQVLDQKSFSEEEIHSLIKEISLQYDSNGSPLRVVELAGGFQVATRPDMAPWIRRLFKERLTVRLSPSSLETLSIIAYKQPITRGDIEQIRGVEASGVMETLLERRLIKVVGRKETIGRPLLYGTTLEFLKHFGLKHLSELPDLSTMVISPAVEGEIDQQELPINLEGEESVPVMATVDAESTSLEESTKETEPTSHA; encoded by the coding sequence ATGGAAAAAGAGCATGCAAAAAAAATAATCGAAGCCCTGTTGTACATGACCGATCATGCTTTGTCGCTGAGTGAGATTGCACAGGTGCTGGATCAAAAGAGTTTTTCTGAAGAGGAAATCCATTCTCTCATCAAAGAAATCTCTCTCCAATATGATTCGAATGGCTCTCCCTTGCGTGTGGTTGAATTGGCGGGAGGGTTTCAAGTGGCCACTCGGCCCGATATGGCCCCATGGATTCGTCGACTCTTTAAAGAACGGCTCACGGTTCGCCTCTCGCCCTCATCGCTTGAAACGCTTTCAATTATTGCTTACAAGCAACCCATCACCCGCGGCGACATTGAACAAATTCGAGGAGTGGAGGCGTCGGGCGTGATGGAAACTCTTCTGGAACGGCGTTTGATCAAGGTGGTGGGACGGAAAGAAACCATTGGGCGGCCTTTGTTGTATGGGACCACCCTTGAGTTTCTGAAGCATTTTGGACTCAAACACCTCTCTGAACTTCCAGATTTGAGCACGATGGTCATCAGCCCGGCTGTTGAAGGGGAGATCGATCAACAAGAGCTTCCTATTAATTTAGAAGGGGAAGAATCCGTGCCCGTGATGGCCACGGTCGATGCTGAGAGCACTTCCTTGGAAGAATCAACCAAAGAGACGGAACCCACCTCCCATGCCTGA
- the glgA_2 gene encoding Glycogen synthase yields the protein MKILFAASEGVPFSKTGGLADVVGALPGALAAKRHSVCLILPLYRETRERFPKIKFIGRTIYTQIDSRLWPVQIWRYDVRPNFRVFFADCPHFFDRPGVYGPHPGGNYDDNDVRFAFFSRAALDIARAVAFQPDIIHVHDWQTGLLPAYLYWIYKADPYFSKVRTVFTIHNMAYQGNFPTPVFHRLGLPREAYSPKGVEFYGKVSFMKAGLVFADALNTVSPSYAREISLDPKFGCGMEGILRERAIDFSGILNGLDVKFWDPKTDKNLKAHFDKDHLDNRALCKSDLQAVSHLPVTSAPLMAFIGRLDHQKGIDILIESIVPFLKEGAQFIGLGQGQYQYSKSLEELRHQFPSQIHVESKFSEPYAHKIYAGADIFLMPSRYEPCGLGQLIAMRYGAVPIVTPTGGLLDTVKNTFPDPHGTGFISEAITPEAFQQAIREALELFQNKKVWSSIQKRAMTQDFSWRVSIQDYLALYESLLS from the coding sequence GTGAAAATACTCTTCGCCGCGAGTGAAGGGGTTCCATTTTCTAAGACGGGCGGGCTGGCGGATGTGGTGGGCGCTCTGCCGGGAGCTTTGGCCGCTAAAAGACATTCTGTTTGTCTCATCCTTCCTTTGTATCGTGAAACGCGTGAACGGTTCCCTAAAATAAAATTCATTGGTCGAACGATTTATACCCAAATTGATTCACGGCTGTGGCCGGTTCAAATTTGGCGATATGATGTTCGTCCCAACTTTCGAGTTTTTTTCGCCGATTGCCCTCATTTTTTTGATCGACCCGGCGTTTACGGTCCTCATCCCGGCGGAAATTATGATGACAATGATGTTCGGTTCGCTTTTTTTTCTCGTGCCGCGCTTGATATCGCCAGGGCCGTGGCCTTTCAACCTGACATCATTCATGTTCATGATTGGCAGACGGGTTTGTTGCCGGCTTATCTGTATTGGATTTATAAAGCGGACCCTTATTTCTCCAAAGTCAGAACTGTCTTCACAATTCACAACATGGCCTATCAGGGGAATTTTCCAACCCCTGTCTTTCATCGATTGGGTTTGCCGAGAGAAGCCTATTCTCCAAAAGGTGTGGAGTTTTATGGCAAGGTGAGTTTCATGAAAGCCGGATTGGTTTTTGCCGACGCCCTTAACACAGTGAGCCCCTCCTATGCGAGAGAAATCAGCTTGGATCCCAAGTTCGGATGCGGTATGGAGGGGATATTGCGTGAACGGGCCATTGATTTCAGCGGAATTCTCAACGGACTGGATGTGAAGTTTTGGGACCCCAAAACAGATAAAAACCTTAAGGCCCATTTTGATAAAGATCATTTGGATAATCGCGCTCTTTGTAAGTCGGATCTGCAGGCCGTGTCCCATTTACCGGTCACATCGGCTCCTCTGATGGCTTTCATCGGAAGATTGGATCATCAAAAAGGCATCGATATTTTGATTGAGAGTATTGTCCCTTTTTTAAAGGAGGGAGCTCAATTCATTGGTTTGGGACAAGGCCAATATCAATACAGCAAGAGTTTGGAAGAACTTCGCCATCAATTCCCCTCCCAAATACATGTGGAATCAAAATTTTCAGAGCCCTACGCGCATAAAATTTATGCCGGGGCCGATATTTTTTTAATGCCATCCCGCTACGAACCTTGCGGTCTTGGACAGTTGATCGCCATGCGCTATGGGGCTGTTCCGATTGTCACTCCCACCGGGGGATTGTTGGATACCGTGAAAAATACATTTCCTGATCCCCATGGCACTGGTTTTATTTCTGAAGCCATCACACCAGAGGCCTTTCAGCAAGCCATTCGAGAAGCGCTTGAGTTGTTCCAAAATAAAAAGGTTTGGTCGTCGATTCAAAAGCGCGCTATGACGCAAGATTTTTCATGGCGCGTATCAATTCAAGATTATTTGGCTCTTTACGAAAGTTTACTTTCGTGA
- the mprA_1 gene encoding Response regulator MprA → MKVLLVEDDRDVSETIVTVLNGFFKDVEIQHIADGTQFRGGSWKIPGWNLVILDLMMPGITGFEVCEHLRSFPATKKVPILALTGYDTLQNEEKIISAGATGYMAKPFEVMKLKDEIERILKK, encoded by the coding sequence ATGAAAGTCCTTTTGGTCGAAGATGATCGGGACGTTTCAGAAACGATCGTGACCGTATTAAATGGATTTTTTAAAGACGTTGAAATCCAACATATTGCTGATGGGACTCAATTCCGAGGTGGATCGTGGAAAATTCCTGGCTGGAATCTGGTTATTTTGGACCTCATGATGCCTGGGATTACTGGATTTGAGGTGTGTGAGCATTTGCGATCCTTTCCAGCCACAAAAAAAGTTCCCATCTTGGCTTTGACGGGCTATGACACGCTGCAAAATGAGGAAAAAATTATATCAGCCGGAGCAACGGGTTATATGGCCAAACCCTTCGAAGTGATGAAGCTGAAAGATGAAATTGAACGAATATTAAAAAAATGA